A single window of Brevundimonas vitisensis DNA harbors:
- a CDS encoding ABC transporter permease: MSLALSTLLYEWRRYMAAVMALALSGLLVLAMTGVFIGIGKGFTATIERSNADIMIMQPGATSLIGGPSGVPRRFIPMVYRNPEVVEVQPLDGAGGTFQSVKNVDPTLSQAERAKMGAPRQEFVQASIIDTTPDAVTIPQDYSQELVDALRQPYTVAVDETALPKLGVKLGDKALYNGQTVTVVGVTRGYPNMMQATVVMSRDTLRMLGQADNGPRVGPLMVKIRNPERAQAVAAQLNELGNGQWKAWTRQELADANAGAMFQEGILVIIIGGCVVLGTIIGVAITWQTLRGAIMANIKEFASLRALGVGMGSLRRIVMELSFWVGCVGVIAAIGLTWLVSLFAMANAVIIALPPILLIVVGGGLILIAMLSGFLSLGILKNSQPADLLR; encoded by the coding sequence ATGTCTCTCGCACTCTCCACCCTGCTGTACGAATGGCGCCGCTACATGGCCGCCGTGATGGCGCTGGCCCTGTCGGGTCTGCTCGTCCTGGCCATGACCGGCGTCTTCATCGGCATCGGCAAGGGCTTCACCGCCACGATCGAGCGGTCGAACGCCGACATCATGATCATGCAGCCGGGGGCCACCAGCCTGATCGGCGGCCCATCGGGCGTGCCCCGCCGCTTCATCCCCATGGTCTATCGCAACCCGGAGGTGGTCGAGGTCCAGCCGCTGGACGGCGCGGGCGGCACGTTCCAATCCGTCAAGAACGTCGATCCGACCTTGTCCCAGGCCGAGCGAGCCAAGATGGGGGCGCCGCGCCAGGAGTTCGTCCAGGCCAGCATCATCGACACCACGCCCGATGCCGTTACGATCCCTCAGGATTATTCCCAGGAACTGGTCGACGCCCTGCGGCAACCCTATACGGTCGCGGTCGATGAGACGGCCCTGCCCAAGCTGGGTGTGAAACTGGGCGACAAGGCCCTGTACAACGGCCAGACGGTCACCGTCGTCGGTGTGACGCGCGGTTATCCCAACATGATGCAGGCTACGGTCGTGATGTCGCGCGACACCCTGCGGATGCTCGGCCAGGCCGACAACGGACCTCGCGTCGGGCCATTGATGGTCAAGATCCGCAATCCCGAGCGGGCCCAGGCGGTGGCGGCGCAGCTGAATGAGCTGGGCAATGGTCAGTGGAAGGCATGGACCCGCCAGGAACTGGCCGATGCCAATGCCGGGGCGATGTTTCAGGAAGGCATTCTGGTCATCATCATCGGCGGGTGCGTGGTTCTGGGCACCATCATCGGCGTCGCCATCACCTGGCAGACGCTGCGCGGTGCCATCATGGCCAACATCAAGGAATTCGCCTCGCTGCGCGCCCTGGGCGTCGGCATGGGGTCGCTTCGGCGGATCGTGATGGAACTGAGCTTCTGGGTCGGCTGCGTCGGCGTGATCGCGGCGATCGGCCTGACCTGGCTGGTGTCCCTGTTCGCCATGGCCAATGCCGTCATCATCGCCCTGCCACCCATCCTGCTGATCGTCGTCGGCGGCGGATTGATCCTGATCGCCATGCTGTCGGGCTTTCTGTCGCTCGGCATCCTGAAGAACAGCCAGCCTGCGGACCTTCTGCGATGA
- a CDS encoding ABC transporter ATP-binding protein, with the protein MTTKVHGNHGDFAIEAKGLVKRFKSGKSFVEVLKGVDFDARHGDLTMVMGPSGSGKSTLVATLSGLLRPEEGRVDMLDVDDLWKMSSGKIDKFRLDHCGFIFQGFNLFPALTALQQVEVVLKFQGLSSGDAKRRATAALEEVGLGPRLHQRPTILSGGEKQRVAIARALAKDPQILFADEPTSALDGENGQIVIRLLRRAATEHGAAVICVTHDPRLEAWADRVIKIEDGKIVDDQRHTPDPNAVLASHH; encoded by the coding sequence ATGACCACAAAGGTGCACGGCAATCACGGCGACTTCGCGATCGAGGCCAAGGGCCTGGTCAAGCGGTTCAAGTCCGGAAAGAGCTTTGTCGAGGTTCTGAAGGGCGTGGACTTCGACGCCCGTCACGGCGACCTGACCATGGTCATGGGGCCATCCGGTTCGGGCAAGTCGACCCTGGTGGCGACCCTGTCCGGTCTGCTGCGCCCGGAGGAGGGCCGCGTCGACATGCTGGACGTCGATGATCTCTGGAAGATGTCGTCGGGCAAGATCGACAAATTCCGCCTGGACCACTGCGGCTTCATCTTCCAGGGTTTCAACCTGTTTCCGGCCCTGACCGCCCTGCAACAGGTCGAGGTGGTGCTGAAATTCCAGGGGCTGTCGTCGGGCGATGCCAAGCGGCGGGCCACGGCGGCCCTCGAAGAGGTGGGCCTGGGGCCGCGTCTGCATCAGCGGCCGACCATCCTGTCAGGTGGCGAAAAGCAACGCGTCGCCATCGCTCGCGCCCTCGCCAAGGATCCGCAGATCCTGTTCGCGGACGAACCGACCTCGGCCCTGGACGGCGAGAACGGCCAGATCGTGATCCGGCTGCTGCGACGGGCGGCCACGGAGCACGGGGCTGCCGTCATCTGCGTGACCCACGATCCGCGCCTCGAAGCCTGGGCCGATCGGGTCATCAAGATCGAAGACGGCAAGATCGTCGACGACCAGCGTCACACGCCCGATCCCAATGCCGTCCTGGCCTCCCATCACTGA
- a CDS encoding HlyD family secretion protein: MPAFLKKKRIWIGLALIIVLVVGFLMMQSAGAAKKAEDEKAAANAPASPYSAIANGKADVEGGIIQIAARRGGIVKEVLVQEGDRVVAGQVLARQEDDEPRLAYQRAQAEVAQAESQLAAIRVEISTARREYDRLARLVDTNFVAAQRIDQARDAIATAEARLASQQASIMTARARLNEAAYNLELTVIRAPMAGRIVRRYANPGAGASTLNVSTMFDLEPDAPRIVRAEIVEADIPNITPGQQVEISPEGDPSKVYVGRVLRRAAVFGARKLASDDPSQRSDERVVEVVVSSDDAPLLIGQRVLVKFMKPGETAGAPRQTTVGVGPDQAMRTPG; the protein is encoded by the coding sequence ATGCCCGCCTTCCTGAAGAAAAAACGGATCTGGATCGGCCTCGCCCTGATCATCGTCCTGGTGGTCGGCTTCCTGATGATGCAAAGCGCCGGGGCCGCCAAGAAGGCCGAGGATGAGAAGGCGGCCGCCAATGCCCCGGCCAGCCCCTATTCGGCCATCGCCAACGGCAAGGCGGATGTTGAGGGCGGCATCATCCAGATCGCTGCGCGTCGTGGCGGTATCGTGAAGGAAGTCCTGGTTCAGGAAGGCGATCGGGTCGTCGCCGGTCAGGTCCTGGCCCGCCAGGAGGACGACGAGCCGCGCCTGGCCTATCAGCGGGCCCAGGCCGAGGTCGCCCAGGCCGAAAGCCAGCTGGCCGCGATCCGGGTCGAGATCAGCACGGCCCGGCGCGAATACGATCGCCTGGCCCGGCTGGTGGACACCAATTTCGTCGCCGCCCAGCGCATCGACCAGGCCCGCGACGCCATTGCCACGGCCGAGGCACGCCTGGCCTCACAGCAGGCTTCGATCATGACTGCCCGGGCGCGGCTGAACGAGGCGGCCTATAACCTGGAACTGACCGTTATCCGTGCTCCCATGGCCGGCCGGATCGTGCGTCGCTATGCCAATCCCGGCGCGGGCGCCTCGACCCTGAACGTCTCGACCATGTTCGACCTGGAGCCCGATGCCCCGCGTATCGTCCGCGCCGAGATCGTCGAGGCCGACATTCCGAACATCACCCCCGGCCAGCAGGTCGAGATCAGCCCCGAGGGCGATCCTTCCAAGGTCTATGTCGGGCGGGTGCTGCGCCGTGCCGCCGTGTTCGGGGCCCGCAAACTGGCCTCGGACGATCCGTCGCAACGCTCCGACGAGCGGGTCGTCGAGGTGGTGGTGTCGTCCGACGACGCCCCGCTGCTGATCGGTCAGCGGGTGCTGGTGAAGTTCATGAAGCCGGGTGAAACGGCCGGAGCTCCGCGCCAGACCACGGTCGGCGTCGGCCCTGACCAGGCGATGCGGACGCCGGGGTAA
- a CDS encoding crotonase/enoyl-CoA hydratase family protein: MSLINQERRGRIAIWTLDRPERLNALPDPEDGQAFADACEAVNADPEIRCVILTGAGRAFSAGGDLKAMKARTDLFEGSGTAIRERYRRVVHRIVRALYGLEVPLVAAVNGPAMGLGCDIAGLADIRIASDRASFGVPFLKLGIIPGDGGAWLLPRNIGYVRAAEMLFTARSIDAETAERWGLVNRVVPHDQLMDEAMDTAGQIAAQPPQALRMAKSLLRQGREASFDQILEMSAAIQALAHLSDDHLEGVSAVLEKRPGDFTGR, translated from the coding sequence ATGTCACTGATCAACCAGGAACGGCGCGGCAGGATCGCGATCTGGACACTGGATCGCCCAGAGCGACTGAATGCCCTTCCCGACCCCGAAGACGGTCAGGCCTTTGCCGACGCCTGCGAGGCGGTCAATGCGGACCCGGAAATCCGCTGCGTCATCCTGACCGGGGCAGGACGGGCATTCTCCGCTGGTGGAGACCTGAAGGCGATGAAGGCGCGGACGGACCTGTTCGAAGGGTCGGGCACCGCCATCCGCGAGCGCTATCGGCGGGTCGTTCACCGTATCGTGCGCGCTCTCTATGGGCTTGAGGTGCCGCTGGTGGCCGCTGTCAACGGGCCGGCCATGGGGCTGGGCTGCGACATCGCCGGACTGGCCGACATCCGGATCGCCTCGGACCGGGCCAGTTTCGGCGTGCCGTTTCTGAAGCTGGGCATCATTCCGGGCGACGGTGGAGCCTGGCTGCTGCCGCGCAACATCGGCTATGTCCGCGCGGCCGAAATGCTGTTCACGGCCCGCTCGATCGATGCGGAGACGGCCGAGCGCTGGGGTCTGGTCAACCGCGTGGTGCCGCACGATCAGCTGATGGACGAGGCGATGGACACCGCCGGCCAGATCGCCGCCCAGCCGCCCCAGGCCCTGAGGATGGCCAAGAGCCTGCTGCGCCAAGGTCGTGAGGCAAGCTTCGATCAGATCCTGGAAATGTCCGCGGCCATCCAGGCCCTGGCCCATCTCAGCGACGACCACCTGGAGGGGGTCAGCGCTGTGCTGGAGAAGCGCCCGGGGGACTTCACGGGGCGATGA
- a CDS encoding class I SAM-dependent methyltransferase encodes MTIILHGHPPAVFDPPAGAVQTSPLIPGSASLEDLASGCASMAMVYAPPGVLERRHTLALALRALRPGGRLDVMAPKDRGGSRLKKELAAFGVTVEETAKAHHRRCIALVPEAPTGLEAAIAAGDLQWVDPVGAWSQPGVFAWDRIDPGTALLANHLPSLRGRGADLGCGYGALATVALRSEGVTGLRLVDLDRRAVAAARRNVEDPRASFEWADARTLPTEGDLDFVVMNPPFHEGGSEDRRLGQAFVRQAAGMLRTGGVLWLVANRHLPYEAELSAAFKRFSPVADTGGYKVIEAVK; translated from the coding sequence ATGACGATCATCCTTCATGGGCACCCGCCCGCCGTGTTCGACCCGCCCGCCGGGGCCGTCCAGACCTCGCCACTGATTCCCGGCTCCGCCTCGCTGGAAGACCTGGCGTCCGGCTGCGCCTCCATGGCCATGGTGTATGCGCCCCCCGGCGTGCTGGAGCGCCGCCACACCCTGGCGCTGGCCCTGCGGGCGCTGCGGCCGGGCGGACGGCTGGATGTCATGGCCCCCAAGGACCGCGGTGGCTCGCGCCTGAAGAAGGAACTGGCGGCTTTTGGCGTCACGGTCGAGGAAACGGCCAAGGCGCACCATCGCCGCTGCATCGCCCTGGTGCCGGAAGCGCCGACGGGTCTGGAGGCCGCGATCGCAGCAGGGGACCTGCAATGGGTCGACCCGGTCGGCGCTTGGTCTCAGCCGGGCGTCTTCGCCTGGGACCGGATCGACCCGGGCACGGCGCTGCTGGCCAACCACCTGCCGTCGCTGCGGGGGCGGGGTGCGGATCTGGGCTGCGGCTATGGAGCCTTGGCGACCGTGGCGCTGCGATCGGAGGGAGTCACGGGCCTGCGGCTGGTCGATCTGGACCGCCGGGCGGTCGCGGCGGCCCGGCGCAATGTCGAGGATCCGCGCGCCAGCTTTGAATGGGCCGATGCGCGCACCCTGCCCACCGAGGGCGATCTGGATTTCGTGGTCATGAACCCGCCCTTTCACGAAGGGGGCAGCGAGGATCGCCGCCTGGGTCAGGCCTTTGTTCGCCAGGCGGCCGGGATGCTGCGCACCGGCGGGGTTCTGTGGCTGGTCGCCAACCGGCACCTGCCCTATGAGGCCGAGCTGAGTGCGGCGTTCAAGCGGTTCTCTCCGGTGGCGGACACCGGAGGCTATAAGGTCATCGAGGCCGTGAAGTGA
- a CDS encoding pseudouridine synthase, with product MGYGSRTEMARLGKLGGITLDGSEIRDVSVRIPITPDLPSRMQVDGQPLDPVPGLVILLNKPLGMTCSHKEDGELVYDVLPERWRRRDPAISTIGRLDKATTGLLLLTDDGDLLHRVISPKRHVAKVYVATLARPLVGTEGDLFAAGGLVLEGEAKPLAPATLEVLSPAPDGRHRARLTVTEGRYHMVRRMFAAVGNHVEALHRERLGGLTLPDDLATGEWRLMTPEEIEQIFL from the coding sequence ATGGGCTATGGCTCTCGCACCGAGATGGCCCGTCTCGGCAAGCTGGGCGGCATCACCCTGGACGGCAGCGAGATCCGGGACGTTTCGGTCCGCATCCCCATCACCCCCGACCTGCCATCGCGCATGCAGGTCGATGGCCAGCCGCTGGACCCTGTTCCCGGCCTGGTGATCCTGCTGAACAAGCCGCTGGGCATGACCTGTTCGCACAAGGAGGACGGCGAGCTGGTCTATGATGTCCTGCCCGAGCGTTGGCGGCGTCGCGACCCGGCCATCTCCACCATCGGCCGGTTGGACAAGGCGACGACCGGCCTGTTGCTGCTGACCGACGACGGCGACCTGCTGCATCGGGTCATTTCGCCCAAACGCCATGTGGCCAAGGTCTATGTGGCCACCTTGGCCCGGCCGCTGGTCGGGACCGAGGGCGATCTGTTCGCGGCGGGGGGGCTGGTGCTGGAAGGCGAGGCCAAGCCTCTGGCCCCCGCGACATTGGAGGTGTTGTCGCCGGCCCCCGATGGTCGCCACAGGGCGCGGCTGACCGTGACCGAAGGCCGCTATCACATGGTGCGCCGCATGTTCGCGGCGGTCGGCAATCACGTCGAGGCGCTGCATCGCGAACGCCTCGGTGGCCTGACCCTGCCGGACGATCTGGCAACCGGTGAGTGGCGGCTGATGACGCCGGAGGAGATTGAGCAGATCTTCCTGTAG